A window of the Natronomonas salina genome harbors these coding sequences:
- a CDS encoding PQQ-binding-like beta-propeller repeat protein has product MTNGSVFIQTNDGDNTRLASYNLFSGTQEWSQLAATGRYGPPLLSGGDNLFLAQWQDGEETISKAVATQSRAERWRTDVTGRRVTLSLQTGHLFIHSGDEIVALDAQRGTICWRESFDEEPRASATAAGGLLIVNVGTDGELAAVDAETGETRWKQDVSSYFHPNEDAIRDAIREEIVVGEELVFISTYGGRLLALRLESGEIEWVETSSQPDPIERGGGVYGPASLKPVAFTGERLLASEEYTIDEPSVLYALDSTTGEEVWDFETGVENPRQPTVAGETAYVPSADELLVIDCTDGTIIERYSFHEPVEYAIPIDSLCIVTTRQELIALG; this is encoded by the coding sequence GTGACCAACGGATCGGTCTTCATCCAGACAAACGATGGAGACAATACCCGGCTCGCGTCCTACAATCTGTTTTCTGGAACGCAAGAGTGGAGTCAGCTAGCTGCGACTGGCCGATACGGCCCACCACTCCTGTCGGGCGGAGACAATCTCTTTCTTGCTCAGTGGCAGGACGGAGAAGAGACGATCTCCAAGGCGGTAGCCACACAGAGTCGAGCCGAACGCTGGCGCACCGACGTAACCGGAAGGAGGGTGACGCTCTCACTCCAGACAGGACATCTATTCATACACAGTGGAGACGAGATCGTTGCGCTGGATGCCCAACGAGGAACTATCTGTTGGCGTGAAAGCTTCGACGAAGAGCCACGAGCGAGTGCGACAGCCGCGGGTGGCCTTCTCATTGTGAACGTGGGGACAGATGGAGAACTTGCCGCGGTAGATGCTGAGACTGGCGAGACGCGGTGGAAACAAGATGTCTCATCGTACTTCCATCCAAATGAGGATGCTATCAGGGATGCGATTCGAGAGGAGATCGTCGTCGGGGAGGAGCTTGTTTTCATCTCCACATACGGGGGCCGGCTACTCGCGCTTCGTCTCGAATCTGGTGAAATCGAGTGGGTCGAAACGTCAAGTCAACCAGACCCAATCGAAAGAGGTGGAGGCGTGTATGGGCCTGCATCACTGAAACCAGTCGCGTTTACTGGCGAGAGGCTGCTAGCGAGCGAGGAATATACGATTGACGAGCCGTCTGTTCTGTACGCTCTCGACAGCACGACTGGAGAGGAAGTATGGGATTTCGAGACGGGTGTCGAAAACCCTCGGCAGCCGACGGTAGCCGGCGAAACTGCATACGTCCCTTCTGCGGATGAACTACTCGTTATCGACTGTACTGATGGTACGATTATCGAACGATACAGTTTCCACGAGCCCGTCGAATATGCGATTCCTATCGATAGCCTTTGTATCGTCACTACACGTCAGGAACTGATCGCGCTCGGTTGA